The following are encoded together in the Thunnus albacares chromosome 7, fThuAlb1.1, whole genome shotgun sequence genome:
- the LOC122985366 gene encoding H-2 class II histocompatibility antigen, E-S beta chain-like → MASSFLSFSLLFITVYTADAYMEFAVDRCEFNSPELEGIRYIYSHYYNKVEYARFDSSVGKYVGYTEFGVKNADAWNKGPELAARKAQRETYCLNNVGNDYQRALSKSVKPYVRLHSVVPPSGGHPSMLVCSVYDFYPKQIRVTWLRDGQEVSSDVTSINELANTDWYYQIHSQMEYTPRSGEKISCMVEHASLQEPLVTDWDPSLPESERNKIAIGASVLILGLILSLAGFIYYKRKSQGWILVPPDPGPALHF, encoded by the exons ATGGCTTCTTCATTTCTGAgtttctccctcctcttcatcactgtcTACACAGCAG ATGCATATATGGAATTTGCAGTGGATCGCTGTGAGTTTAACTCTCCTGAGCTGGAGGGCATCCGGTACATCTACTCTCATTATTACAACAAGGTGGAGTACGCCAGGTTTGACAGCAGTGTGGGGAAATATGTTGGATACACTGAGTTTGGTGTGAAGAACGCAGACGCCTGGAACAAAGGTCCAGAGCTGGCTGCAAGGAAAGCACAGAGGGAGACGTACTGCCTAAACAATGTTGGGAATGACTACCAGCGTGCTCTGTCTAAGTCAG TTAAGCCTTATGTCCGGCTGCACTCTGTGGTTCCCCCTTCTGGTGGACATCCCTCCATGTTGGTCTGCAGCGTCTACGACTTCTACCCCAAACAGATCAGAGTCACATGGCTCAGAGACGGACAGGAAGTCTCCTCTGATGTCACTTCCATCAATGAGCTGGCAAACACTGATTGGTACTACCAGATCCACTCCCAAATGGAGTACACGCCCAG gTCTGGAGAGAAGATCTCCTGTATGGTGGAACACGCCAGCCTGCAAGAACCTCTGGTTACTGACTGGG atCCGTCCCTGCCTGAGTCAGAGAGAAACAAGATCGCTATCGGAGCGTCAGTACTGATCCTGGGTCTGATCTTATCTCTGGCTGGATTCATCTACTACAAGAGGAAGTCACAAG GATGGATTCTGGTCCCCCCTGATCCTGGTCCTGCTCTTCATTTTTGA
- the commd9 gene encoding COMM domain-containing protein 9 produces the protein MAATVSSEHFENLQLLLKAPSKDAVRDVCVQSHRGPSRRLTETTAATLSIPAAQAAQLVQSLHILSHHVVFHNLSSPEQILHLFPESFHSSLKNLLTKILLENSPTWRTEAVSNQISLPQLKELDWRVDMVTGSDSVSRMSVPTCMVQFKMEDPCQSAGGESVSTVTVELSRESLDTILDGLGRIRDQLSVVAGK, from the exons ATGGCTGCCACTGTCTCCAGCGAACATTTTGAGAACTTGCAGCTTCTTTTGAAG GCTCCGTCTAAAGACGCAGTGAGGGACGTTTGTGTTCAGAGTCACAGAGGTCCGAGTCGCCGGCTGACAGAAACCACAGCAGCGACGCTCAGCATCCCTGCGGCTCAGGCTGCACAG CTTGTCCAGTCTCTCCACATCCTGTCTCATCACGTCGTCTTCCACAACCTCAGCTCTCCTGAGCAGATCCTCCATCTCTTCCCCGAATCTTTCCACTCCAGCCTGAAGAACCTGCTCACCAAGATCCTGCTGGAGAACAG TCCAACATGGAGAACAGAAGCCGTCAGTAATCAGA tctctCTCCCCCAGTTGAAGgagctggactggagagtcgACATGGTAACGGGCTCAGACTCAGTCAGTCGTATGTCTGTCCCGACCTGCATGGTTCAGTTCAAG ATGGAGGATCCGTGTCAGTCAGCGGGCGGTGAGTCGGTTTCCACGGTGACGGTGGAGCTGAGCAGGGAGTCCCTGGACACCATACTGGACGGACTGGGACGCATCCGCGACCAGCTGTCTGTGGTCGCTGGGAAATGA
- the LOC122985369 gene encoding gamma-crystallin M2-like has translation MEHTNDQHQHNQQHMNMSTTEMNMMGKIIFYEDKNFQGRSYECSSDCADMSSYLNRCQSCRVERGCFMVYNRTNFMGNQYFLRRGEYSDYVSMVGMTDCIKSCRMIPMHRGSFRMKIYERENFEGQMNELTEDCEDILDRFGMSTCLSCNVMEGHWLMYEQPQYRGRMVYMKPGEYRNFMNIGMGNMRFMSMRRIIDSYY, from the exons ATGGAGCACACCAACGACCAACATCAACACAACCAACAGCACATGAACATGTCCACCACCGAGATGAACATGATGGGCAAG atCATCTTCTACGAGGACAAGAACTTCCAGGGTCGCTCCTATGAGTGCAGCAGCGACTGCGCCGACATGTCCTCCTACCTGAACAGGTGTCAGTCCTGCAGGGTGGAGAGAGGCTGCTTCATGGTGTACAACCGCACCAACTTCATGGGAAACCAGTACTTCCTGAGGAGGGGCGAGTACTCCGACTACGTGAGCATGGTTGGAATGACCGACTGCATCAAGTCCTGCCGCATGATCCCCATG CACCGTGGATCTTTCAGGATGAAGATCTACGAGAGGGAGAACTTCGAGGGCCAGATGAACGAGCTGACCGAGGACTGCGAGGACATCCTGGACCGTTTTGGCATGTCCACCTGCCTGTCCTGTAACGTGATGGAGGGACACTGGCTGATGTACGAGCAGCCCCAGTACAGAGGCAGGATGGTGTACATGAAGCCCGGAGAGTACAGGAACTTCATGAACATCGGCATGGGCAACATGAGGTTCATGAGCATGAGGCGCATCATCGACTCTTATTATTAG
- the LOC122985365 gene encoding RLA class II histocompatibility antigen, DP alpha-1 chain-like isoform X1 codes for MKLWELLLILSCVLCVSADILHEDLNIVGCSDSDGENVFTLDGEELLYADFKNKKEVYPQPSFIDRIQYEEGAYDVAVANQQICKSNLKKSRVGMKDIPLNLDPPSSPIIYTRDDIELGEKNTLICHVTGFYPAPVKIYWTKNGENVTEGTSINVPFLNQDITFRQSSRLEFIPQQGDMYSCTVTHPATKPLTSIWVVEKTQPGVGPAVFCGVCVTLVLLSVAVGTFLTKGNESS; via the exons ATGAAGTTGTGGGAGCtgctcctcatcctctcctGTGTCCTCTGTGTCTCAGCAGACA ttCTACATGAGGATCTTAATATCGTCGGCTGTTCAGACTCTGATGGAGAGAACGTGTTCACACTGGATGGTGAAGAGCTGTTGTACGCAGACttcaaaaacaagaaagaagtTTACCCTCAGCCCAGCTTTATAGATCGTATCCAGTACGAGGAAGGAGCTTATGATGTTGCTGTGGCTAATCAACAGATCTGCAAATCAAACCTGAAGAAGAGTCGTGTTGGTATGAAGGACATCCCACTGAATCTCG aTCCTCCTTCCAGTCCCATCATCTACACCAGAGATGACATAGAGCTGGGAGAGAAGAACACACTGATCTGTCATGTGACTGGTTTCTATCCTGCTCCTGTTAAAATCTACTGGACGAAGAACGGAGAGAACGTGACTGAAGGAACCAGCATCAATGTTCCCTTCCTCAACCAAGACATCACCTTCAGACAGTCCTCCAGACTGGAGTTCATCCCTCAGCAAGGAGACATGTACAGCTGTACAGTGACTCACCCAGCGACCAAACCACTGACCAGCATCTGGG TTGTTGAGAAGACCCAGCCAGGTGTTGGACCTGCAGTGTTTTGTGGAGTGTGTGTAACTCTCGTTCTGCTCAGTGTGGCAGTGGGAACCTTCCTCACCAAAGGAAATGAGAGCAGCTGA
- the LOC122985365 gene encoding mamu class II histocompatibility antigen, DR alpha chain-like isoform X2 translates to MKLWELLLILSCVLCVSADILHEDLNIVGCSDSDGENVFTLDGEELLYADFKNKKEVYPQPSFIDRIQYEEGAYDVAVANQQICKSNLKKSRVGMKDIPLNLDPPSSPIIYTRDDIELGEKNTLICHVTGFYPAPVKIYWTKNGENVTEGTSINVPFLNQDITFRQSSRLEFIPQQGDMYSCTVTHPATKPLTSIWGEKLFLHLC, encoded by the exons ATGAAGTTGTGGGAGCtgctcctcatcctctcctGTGTCCTCTGTGTCTCAGCAGACA ttCTACATGAGGATCTTAATATCGTCGGCTGTTCAGACTCTGATGGAGAGAACGTGTTCACACTGGATGGTGAAGAGCTGTTGTACGCAGACttcaaaaacaagaaagaagtTTACCCTCAGCCCAGCTTTATAGATCGTATCCAGTACGAGGAAGGAGCTTATGATGTTGCTGTGGCTAATCAACAGATCTGCAAATCAAACCTGAAGAAGAGTCGTGTTGGTATGAAGGACATCCCACTGAATCTCG aTCCTCCTTCCAGTCCCATCATCTACACCAGAGATGACATAGAGCTGGGAGAGAAGAACACACTGATCTGTCATGTGACTGGTTTCTATCCTGCTCCTGTTAAAATCTACTGGACGAAGAACGGAGAGAACGTGACTGAAGGAACCAGCATCAATGTTCCCTTCCTCAACCAAGACATCACCTTCAGACAGTCCTCCAGACTGGAGTTCATCCCTCAGCAAGGAGACATGTACAGCTGTACAGTGACTCACCCAGCGACCAAACCACTGACCAGCATCTGGGGTGAGAAACTCTTTTTACATCT TTGTTGA